One Tachysurus vachellii isolate PV-2020 chromosome 14, HZAU_Pvac_v1, whole genome shotgun sequence genomic window, gacacacacacagacacacacacacacacacacacacacacacggctcttCAGAACTGTTCACAGATCATCTGGTTTAGACTAGAGGAACCCATCAAAAAGTCATGAGGTCTTTAATATTAAGCACGTAATTGAGCAGTCAGTTACAAAGGTGGACTGTTCTTTAACACCAGGATCATGTGGTTCTTCATAAAGCATTTACAGTGTTCATGTATCTGTACTAACTGTTTGCTCAAACTCATGTAGGAGTTCAACtatttttgttaatataaattaattaattagcagATACATGTAATAATTGTGTGATTAATTAAACAGTCCATTGTTCAGAACACTACTTTTCATTATCTAATATAACGACACAATCATCATATCTGTAAAGTCTTGAACTGTTCTGTTAAAAAACTGCAAAACACGTCAGACAAAAATACTACAGAAGACACTAGTGTTATTATTACAGGTACAGAGACACTAGTAACATTATGGTGTCATTTTTACAGCCATCTCTGTCAGTGTGGCATACAATAATTTACTGTAACTCAGActgaagacttttattttgcagttgtttattttaaatgtttaatttaaatatagtaGGTTTGAGGTATTAATGATCCGTATGCACATACAGTTCATTATAAACAACTGACAATTGTCCTGTGTGTCTCACCAGTCTTGTAATGGTAAAATGTGGAATTGTTAGCATTAATTCCTACTGCGACCGGCCCGATGTTAGCCACCACCTTCTGCAGCTCAAACTCATTATAACGCTGAAGAACCCGGAAACCAAAACAGCGTCCATATTTATGACTAGGGAAGCAAAATCCAACCTACACAATGAAATATTATGTGACAACAAGGTTATATGTGTGGCTCATTCTTattaaaccattaaaataacattaatagtaatgattttatataataaacatgtagataagaaatataacaaaatatcattataaagataataatgttaacgttgcacaattttatttcattttctgttaAAAGATTCTCATCACTGCAATGGGTCTAAATATCTGAATGTATCACTATGTCATAACTGATACACAGCCTGGGCtacatataaaaattaaaactgtaatagaagataaataaaatacaattattaaCTAAACattcatgaataataataataatcaaaaattaAGTCTCCATGACTGATGTTCTCATCCTCTATAACATTTGTAAAggactgtttacacacacagagaaataaagtttgactttgaaTGAAATCCTTCACACATCTACAGTGCCTTCAATATGGGTTCTTTTGTCATCCATTAATGATTATTACAGATACAGAAATCTCCATCTCTTGTGTATTTACTGAGGATGCTTCAGTCCAGATGAAATGACTTTCCACACAAAGTGGAGATGGAGAATGCTAAGCCAGTTTTGGAAGTGGGAAAGTGGGTCTTTGTATCTACGATGGAGACCTCTTACCTTGGTCAACACGAGGTTTAGCTGGACCAAGCAAATTGTTTCATGTAGGTGCTGCACTTCTATATATTACTGAATATTGCATTTTTACATTGCATAGAAGTAACTTAGGATGAAcgtaaatgattaaatatgtgtaggaatgtataaaaaataccTTTTGTTCATAAGGGTAGTCAGCGTCCTTGCTGATGCCCCTGTGgtttattatgtaattaaaGGCATTAGTCAGGAGGCCTCCAGAGCAGCCACAGTTTCCCTCCTCAGAACTGCAGTCCACCAGGTTCTGAACACTCAGAGGAACAAGACGacccttcttcatcttcatttgaGCTTCTAAAGCTCCAACTGCACTGAACGCCCAGCAGGCATTGCAgtcaccctacacacacacacacacacacacacacacacacacacacacacacacacagcaaagatGAACGTGAAATcaaataattgttttgtttatatttaattgtttaccAAAGAAAAGcacatataatatttattaaaagctCCTAACACCCTGTACATATATACCTGGTCCTGTACAGGGGTGACAAATCCATCCTCAGTCCAGTTCACactgggagggagagagaaatcaCTCAGAAAGGTGAAATTATCATTATCAACTTCAGAAGAAAGATTATCCACCCTCAGACCATTCAGTTTAGCATTGGCTTCgtctgcccacacacacacacacacacacacacacacacacacaggggaaaaGGAAGGAGGTTTTAGCCCTGTATATAACTCCATGGGCATCACAGAAACACAAGAACTGGACCACACCATGTCTGAAAGGTGATTGATCCCAGTGGTAAAGGTATGTTGTCCTGCTGCAGCTTCTTCATTGTGCTTCATCACTTCCAAAACATTCTGCTCCCAGATTGTTCTCCTGTATGTttcctctctctgacacacaaacacacaaaatagtcttacattaaaacaaaagaaaataatcaacataaaaaacatactTCAttggaacttttatttttttcataaaagaGGATTTGACTTGGTTTCTCTAGTGAAGTGACGTCACATACAgataagtacggtgacccagactcagaattcgttctctgcatttaacccatccaaagtgcacacacacagcagtgaacacacacacaccatgaacacacacacaccatgaacacacacacaccatgaacacacacccggagcagtgggcaaccATTTATCCTGCAGCATCCAGGGAGCATTTGGGGGgttcagggccttgctcaagggcacctcagtcgtggccggcccgagactcgaacccacaaccttagggttaggagtcaaattctctaatcaaatcaatcaatcaatcaaattttatttatagagcaccttacaacagccaaaaggagcacaaggtgctttcaagtaaaacaacaatatacaataaaaatataagaacacaatgaacataaaatagcataaaatagcagttgaaacagGGGCTAC contains:
- the LOC132857254 gene encoding cathepsin S-like, encoding MKKLQQDNIPLPLGSITFQTCVNWTEDGFVTPVQDQGDCNACWAFSAVGALEAQMKMKKGRLVPLSVQNLVDCSSEEGNCGCSGGLLTNAFNYIINHRGISKDADYPYEQKVGFCFPSHKYGRCFGFRVLQRYNEFELQKVVANIGPVAVGINANNSTFYHYKTGIYNYCSEAQPLNHAVLVVGYGKEDGQQYWLVKNSWGVNWGEGGYMRLQRNNNQCGIGSYSVVPIV